ATTCGGCAAATTGATCTAAGTTCTTCAATTTAGTATGAATTTCAAGTACTAAGAGTTTACCCTATACTTCTGCTAGTACccaggggaaaaaaaaacaagaaggtAGCTTAGCTCTTGCTAAATTGGTCGAACGTTTATAAAGGGGAGGAGGGGGGGTTCAGAACGCAAACTTGCTTCTTTATGTTCGTCAATAAACTTAAATATATCCTACCACGTAAgagtaacaaaaaaaaaaaaaaagaagaggattTTGTTCTTCAATTAGTAATTTGTGTATCTTAAACGTAAAGAGTACAGGTTAAATAATCAGAATGTCAAGTACCAGTTGCTCGCAAAGCAAAATATTCACATTTTAACTATGTTTCAACATAAAGCTCAAGATCATTGattcaacccaaaaaaaaaaaatgaaagaaagaaagaagctCGAGGTGTTGTATACAACCTCTGAATTTGAGTTTTGGATATACTGCCTATATTCTTTTGCATTTGCATGGTATTTGTACCTCATGTATTAAATGATTATAATTTAAAAGAATCAATAAAAAAACATTAAACCCtggaaagagaaaaaggaggaCTATAATTGAGAGTTAAATTAGAAattatcatttttttcctttttttaaatttttgattttgttgtGTGACATCTTAAGCGTTGCTAAACAATGGTTAACCTGGATTTCAAGAGGACCCAAAGAATTGTCCGAATCACGGCCCATCGATTATTGGTGAATTGTTTTTCTTCAGCGGAATTTCGTGGGTATTCGAGGACTCTCTTAGGTCGGGCATTCATTTGCCATTTAGAAGACTTGGGCTCGGGCAACTTAAGCTTACTCGTCAAGAAAATATGCTAACAAAAAAGTCTCACAATTTGTGGGAAATTTGTCTCTTAATTTGACGTACAGTAAAATctctataaattaataatttattaatttatcaagtttacatacaattcaaaaaaaaaactcatttaatcaactaaaattttattttattttataaaaatatgaattatttaattaataaaaGGAGGCTAATAGTTTATAGAATATAAACCAATCCtaattttcttgatttgaaagtataatttaattatattaatatacgaAACTCATATCATTTTTCTATTATCAGAAGGAAAAAAGATTTAGAAACACTAAATGATACATATCCACTTCCATTTTATTAAATGCATACAAAGAATCAAATTAATAACATTATGTATATAAATGACAAGCAAATCTTTTTAGAAATAACAAACACAAAATCTTCTTACATATCTCATTATTAAACTGTATCTTTCCAACTACGATTAATCAAATATATAAAGTATTATGTGAGTATGGTAGAAAGCATCCCACATACTTTCAAAAATAATTGCAACAATaggtttttggaaaaaaaaaaaacaacaatatagccatattttaggaaaatatgaTATATAATTTCAATGAAATTAATTTATGATACGCATGGGGCCAAAGAGTTACATAAGATTTTCAAAACAATTATTGTCatgttatttattaaaattattaatttagctcGTTAGTCCGAATCAGGacgaaaaattattatttaatagaagttattaatttatataGATTTTATTGTAATacaaaattaagaaactttTATAGCCAAAAAATGAACTAAATTCTTAATAACAAATCAATCTCCAATAGGGAAATTAGAAACAATTTGGCTGGTAgaaatttttgtcaaaattgTTAAGTCTTTTATTGTTAGACCATTATTGACTCTACATTCAATGGGAAGTTGGAATCTTTACATCAAACCCCGTATCCATGCATTACATAATTAGATGTGTTGGTTAGGGTTTCAGTCATGATATCACCATCTGCAGCAAATTTACCAATTCTTCTTATGCTCATTTATGCTCTATATCCTTTACACCACCCGATTCCCCGGTTAATATCTTTCCTCCTtgttttttgtattttgtattAGGGTAATAAGGAATTTTTCTCATAGCATCTTGTACTAAAAGATCtcaaaatttttggttaattaaaaattttctgTATTAATCTCAAAATCTTTGATTAGTTAAATATTTCCAGTATTAATATCAGCCACCGCATGCTCGAAAAGATAGTTAACCGTTTTATCCAAATTTGTCTGATCTATGCGTAATAAATGGCTTCCTACTCCAAACTAATGCAACTAATTAACGATCCATAGGATAATTAATTTTGCAAACAACTTCACTAGCCACAAGACAGTTAAAAGTACTACATACTTCTTTGTGGGGGGAGGGGGAAATAAAAAGAGAAATGTACAAGTGAAATTGAGAATTGAACAGTTTTACCTGCATAAAGTTGTTTAATGAGCGTTAAAAGTATTCAACTGATCAAATTTTTTTCATACAAGGAATGCTAGAAGGAAAAAATAATCACCTTTCCATATGTAACAGTCACgtgaataattttaaaattttggtatGCATGGAAGGGAGATAAAATCGGTTATATTTTGAGAAATGAATACAAGGCTAATGCATATATTGTCTTGCATGGAAACTTGACATACTGAACGATTGCCTTAAGATTCTGATTCCCAAAATTTCATGAAATATTCTCATTCCTTTTAATTGCACAATCAACAAGGTAAGTTTCCATGGATATCACCCCGAAAACTCAATAAATGGAGCCTTCTCCTCCCCACCTTCACCACACAGAAGTTCGTCTCTTCAATCCCCAGTTAATATTCTTGTGAGAGTTTTTTGTGAGCTTTTGAGCAATTCTTGTGAGCGTTTTtgtgaggtttttttttttttgggagaaatTCCTGTGAGTTTTTGTTTATCATCAATGGAAAATCATGCAACTTTCAACGTTCTCATGCTCCCATGGCTGGCTCATGGACATGTCTCTCCTTACTTGGAACTAGCCAAGAAACTCACCGCCAGAAACTTCAATGTTTACCTGTGCTCTTCCCCGGCTACCCTCAGTTCTGTGAGatcaaaattgactgaaaagTTTTCTCAGTCAATTCATCTTGTTGAACTCCATCTTCCCAAGTTGCCAGAACTTCCTGCTGAGTATCATACCACCAACGGCCTCCCACCCCATCTGATGCCCACCCTCAAGGACGCTTTTGACATGGCTGAACCAAACTTTTGCAACGTGTTGAAAAGTTTGAAGCCTGACTTGCTTATTTACGATCTTCTTCAGCCATGGGCTCCAGAGGCTGCCTCAGCCTTTAATATCCCGGCTGTTGTGTTTATCAGCAGTAGCGCCACCATGACTTCTTTTGGGCTGCACTTCTTCAAGAATCCAGGTACGAAGTACCCTTATGGTAACACAATCTTTTATCGCGATTATGAATCCGTTTTTGTTGAGAACTTGAAAAGGCGTGACCGTGATACATATCGCGTTGTTAATTGCATGGAGCGATCTTCTAAGATTATTCTGATCAAGGGTTTTAAGGAGATTGAAGGGAAATATTTCGATTATTTTTCTTGCTTAACTGGCAAGAAAGTTGTACCCGTTGGCCCTCTTGTCCAAGACCCTGTACTAGACGATGAAGATTGTAGAATTATGCAATGgctaaacaaaaaagaaaagggttcAACCGTTTTTGTTTCCTTTGGGAGTGAGTATTTTCTCTCGAAGGAAGATATGGAAGAGATTGCCCACGGTTTAGAGCTTAGCAATGTAGATTTTATATGGGTTGTGAGGTTTCCTAAAGGAGAAAACATTGTGATTGAAGAAACTTTGCCAAAAGGATTTTTCGAGAGGGTTGGGGAGAGGGGACTCGTTGTCAATGGATGGGCTCCGCAAGCAAAAATTTTGACCCATCCTAACGTTGGTGGCTTCGTGAGTCATTGTGGTTGGAATTCTGTGATGGAGAGCATGAAATTTGGCTTGCCAATAATAGCCATGCCTATGCACCTTGACCAACCTATTAATGCTCGATTGATTGAAGAAGTTGGCGCAGGGGTGGAGGTTTTGAGAGACTCGAAGGGAAAGCTTCACAGGGAAAGAATGGCAGAAACAATTAACAAAGTCACGAAGGAGGCAAGTGGAGAATCCGTGAGGAAAAAGGCGAGAGAGTTGCAAGAGAAATTGGAGTTGAAAGGAGACGAAGAGATCGATGATGTCGTGAAGGAGCTGGTTCAACTTTGTGCAACAAAGAATAAGAGAAATGGTTTGCACTACAATTAGCTCTTTTTTCGTGTTTAGTATATGTGATGGTTAATTACAATAGCACAACCATCGAGTAAGTATATTGTTTAGCATTTTGTGTTTAATTAAACTAGGTTTTAACATGATGGTTATAATATCAAAACCATCAAAGCTTATATATTGATCAGGTTTTTTTTGCGGTTGGACTAGGTTTTGATATGATGGTCAAAATGTTAGAACCATCAAATATTATTACTATTGTCGTGTTTTGGTCGTCGTTTGGCGTTTTATCTGTTCGTGAGTTTGCCGTAGATTGTTGGCATCTCAACGTACAGTCTACTAACATATGCCATGTTAGGTGCTACGTTTTAAGTAGTAGTAATATATAATACTACCTACTTCAGTTTAGTATATTACTGTTACTTTGGAGTttcactttttttctttttcatgctTTTGTAGTTTTTGCCGTTCGAATATCCTACTATTATAGAGGACCCatttgaataataataataacaataatatttTCCCTATGAAAATCGAAAAAATTTTACGAGGACAAAAGAATATCTTTGCCTGATATGTTAATTATGAtaaaccaagaaaagaaaaagaatcgCCAAGCTAATTAATTGACAAAGCTTTTGCACAAAAACTGACAAATTCCAACTTTATGATTCAATAAAGGCGAAATTAGTAGCCTTATAAATTCTGTTGTCCAGACTTTCTCTCTCGGGTGCCAGCAAAGATTTGGATAAAAAATGATGGGCTCTTGTTGCGGCCTCATGCCTGTGGAATTCAACCCGAAACCTCAAGTCAAGATCATCTGGTCTTCTTTTTAGCTAGACCTTGACCTGGTTActtgagcttttcttttcttttattttctttttttccttttttttttaataattgaGCTTTTCTTCGGTATACTTGACataataattttcttttttttttttacagcaATTAAAGAATCGGCGGGGATGATTGCCAAGATGGATAATATTAATCACGCAATTATTTATTTGGGATTTTCAAATAATGATCAATCCAAAAACACTTATTGTgctttgaaagttaaaaaaaaaaaaccaaaaaaaaatcttataaTACTTGCGGAATGGCCTTTTCTTTGTAGCAAAAaacaaaaccaaacaaaaacacGAAGGGGAACaagtaattcttttttttttttttttttttttttttggtgtccATGGGCTTAAGTGCAGCAAATCAGCGATTTCTCCCTCCACTTGATATAAATTGAAACCTTGTAAAAGGAGAAAATTGTGCATCCTTTTAAAAGAGGGAGAGACGCCTGTCCCAGAGTCTCTGCTACACTGCAAACAGAACTGTCCAAGGCCACATCATCCAAGAAACACAAGGAAGACAAAAGACAACTCCAAAGAGTTTTCATCATTCGTGGATTTTGTACCAGATATAGATTGATTGATTGGGGATTTGGTATTCATGGAGCCTCTATTCGGTAAGCTGCTAAAATCTTGACATCACCTCCAAAGTTCTAGTTTCCCAGTTTACTACTCAAAAGCAACAGAAAAGGTTGAATTTTTATCATGCTTAAGTAGGGGTACTCTATTGCGATTGCACCCCGAATCCGTATCAAAGATTTGCTTTTTCTTGTGTCTTCATTAATTAAATCCAATTGGGTTTCTTGTAAATGCGAGAAGGGAAGGAAATATGGGTCCATTACTTGTTCGCGTTAATCTCTGAGCTGGGCTTGTCCTCAAGCTGGGCAATATCGGCAAATGGTTTCTTGAAAGCAGCAAACTATTAGTGGTAGAAATTAAGCTCAGGGACTTCGAGAAAATTGAGGAGGAAAGTTATGGTCTTTTGGTGCTAAAAATGCCTTGGATTCAATCCGGAAGTAAGATTAGTCCTGCAATTCTTTTCATTATTGTGATATTAGCAGTTGTATTTTTCATCTCTGGTCTGCTGCACTTGCTTGTAAGGTTCCTCATGAGGAGGAGGTCATCACAAAATTCTCAATCTAATGGATATCCTGATTTGTCTGGTTCTGAAGCTTACCAGAGACAGTTACAACAGCTATTCCATCTTCATGATTCAGGTCTAGATCAAGCCTTTATTGATGCTTTACCAGTTTTTCTTTACAAAGATATAATGGGCTTAAAAGAGCCGTTTGATTGCGCTGTTTGCCTCTGCGAGTTCTCAGAGCAAGATAAGTTAAGGTTGTTACCACTATGTAGCCATGCTTTCCATATAGATTGTATAGACACATGGTTATTGTCAAATTCAACTTGCCCACTTTGCAGAGGGACCCTTTTCAGCCCTGAATTTTCCGTTGAAAATCCAGTTTTTGAGTTTGATGAATCAAGAGATGAAGACTGGGTGGTTTCAGGGAACGTAGGCGTTGCTGTTCCTTGTGGTCCTAAGCCATCTGAGGCTGAAAATAGTATTAATGAAAAGAGGGTGTTTTCAGTTAGGCTTGGCAAATTTAGGAACACAAGCCCAAACGATTGTGCAAGAGGTGAAGATATTGAAGTGGGAGAGACTAGTAACAGTAATTTGGATGCAAGAAGATGTTTTTCAATGGGTTCTTTCCAGTATGTAGTTGCTGACTCAGAATTGCAAGTTTCTTTGTGTCACAAGAGACCTAGAGGTAATGGTCTTGATCCGAGGCTACAGAAAGCCAAGGAGAAAGGTGGACAGAATGGGAATTCCTTGAATGATGAGGATATCGAAGGGAAGAAGATAAACATGAGAAGTAAAGGTGAAAGCTTTTCTGTTTCCAAGGTCTGGCTGTGGTCCAACTCCAACAAAGGGAAATTCCAGAATTCTACAGAGAACCAGATTTCCAGTTCAATTAATGTAAGTTTGCCATGGACTGCCAGAACTCACAAGTCTATAGCAAGATGCCCTTAGgactccctttttttttctttttttttttccctttctggTCTGCTACTTTGAGTTCATTTTTCCACACCATTTTAACCATCAATAAAAGCTTTAGTTACTAAAgcttttgctttcttcttttcccttttgattCTTTTTGTGTGGTCTACTACCAATGGAATGATGCGTCTTTTCTCATCACTTTGTGGTCAGATGGCAAACATTTACTACTTTATCTTTCATTCAAATTCCCAAAGAGCATGCTTTTCTTTTCGTAAATTCTTTGCTATTTACCTCATGCCGGCCGCGCTCATGGTGTGCATTATTACTAGATCTTTGCATCGTGTATTAGAGTCAAAATGAACTTAATTATGAGCTCATGCTTTGTCTCTTTTCCTTTACTTCTTGGTATCATTAGTATTGCAGTTGCCAAATGAGTGTACCTCCCCAAATATGGGATTTGAGGTTTCAAGAAAAGTCTAAACCGAAATATGGGAGTTTTTAATTTTTGCCATTTCCGGTTGGGAGGGACAGCGCATAAACGTGGGATTTTTTACGTCTAACAATTAAGTACAAGTTGGGACGATTCATGGCTAAGATTGAGTCATTTCTTTGTACTATTAATTTTTGGATAAACCGAATTAAATCCGGGTAGATTATAAAATCTTTGAAATGCATCCATTAATCTGAGCTGtggaaaaaaattctaaaagCAATAATGTGAAAAGATGATGTTACATAAATGTGTGCTACTTGCACGATTGCCACTATACCAGAGTTGCTGAGAATCTATACTCAACGAAACATCAATGCGAAATTTGCAAAAAGATTGACTGCCATGGGTTGCACTTTGATAAAAGATGCATTGATACCCCGCCTGCTTGGTCTACAAATTACAGCAGCTTTTTTGTTAGGCAATTTCACATCTTCTtgattgttgtgtgtgtgtgtgtgtgtgtggcaCTCTCTGATATTTCAAAAGCAGATACTGGGGTCCTCAAAGTGGTTGCCGTGATGTCCATTGACATCTTGCTTTCAGCGAAACTTTGGGTTTCTCTAGAAACGGAGGAGTTTCTTATGGGTCCCCCCACTCTGGGAATTGGAGATGACAAGCTGGGGGAATTAGCCTCTAAAAGTGGCGTTGGGGTAGttttgaaaagaagaagaagaagaaatgtaACGTTGACATGCTTGGGGGCAGATGTGGGAGCCAACAAGCTCATGAAAAAATTAGTATTATTATGATGTCCCCCTTGATTTGATCAATGAAACAGTCTCCAAATAAttaagtagtagtagtagtttgTTGTGTGTGTCCATGAATTTCTTGTTTTTCAGATCAAACTTTCATTGGCCAGCAGGAGAAATTTTGTACTAGTTAATAAACAGTGGATTGCAGTTGCGAAACCTGCTGAAACAAACAGCTTAGGAGTAACATACAGAATAGAGGGTTATTGGTAATTGGGAGGACAAGTAGGTTGGTTCACGGTTGAGGACCAAATCAATTCAAGAAAAAGATTAGTAGTTGTCATTAATTGCGCACGCAGTTTGGAGCAGCACGCTGCTTGTTGACTACTTCATACGAATTATGCAACCAAAAGAAAGACGTACTTTTTCATCAATCATATTACTACCGAAAATAATACAACAAAGTTAGATTAACACTCAGAGATAATCAAAATCCTGGTGTTAAGTACAATCTAAGATGGAGCTCACAAACCAACATCATCCAACCAATTGGTAACTGGAAGTGCGGCCGAGGACAAAAGAAAGATGTACTTGCTAATTACTATATGATGCTGTGGTATTTGATGAATGTGAAGAAGTCAAAATTTATTAGCCATACATACAAACAAATGTCTACACATTCGAGTGTGGAGATATCGGGCGTTAGTGAAAGTGCCCTGCGATCAAATCCAAAATCAACTTGAATTTGTTTGGTTTCATTTGTATTACCTAAACTTCACGCAAGCCAAAACACGTGAAAAGTAGTAGTAGCTTATGGTTTAGTGTTTGGCAGTCAAACCCAAACGTAATGACAAGAAAGAAATGGGTGTCTTATTTGGATGGATGGACGGTGAGGGTGAGTAGGAGAAGATCCAGATCCCAGGAACCGGAACAGGACCTTTAgtgattatttaaaataatcaCTGGCTACTGGctgtaattaaaaaatatatatattccGACTCCGATCTAAATCCAATCAGTTGTTGTAACATTAAGACCGGTCTGCACAATCTGTAGCGTCGCCGGTTTTTTGTGTAGAGATTCAAGATTTAGCACCACTCTTCCCTCGTACAAAAGGAGCTGGAGTACTTTTTTAACCCTTCGGTATTGGCAAATGGAGCTAAGATCTGTAAATTCCGTATCACCGGCGATAAATGGCAATAATTCGAGGTGGGATTTTAGAGAAAAAGGACAGAATCTGCATCTGCTTGCCTTTCCGAGTTCTCATTCAACTTGAACatgcaataaaaatacaaaaacatTTGCCTTTTAAAAAGAGTCATTACACGGAATAAACATTGGATATTGCAATGCAAGGAAAACCTGTACTACTACAATCTTTCATTTGGAATAGAAG
This portion of the Coffea eugenioides isolate CCC68of chromosome 11, Ceug_1.0, whole genome shotgun sequence genome encodes:
- the LOC113752689 gene encoding beta-D-glucosyl crocetin beta-1,6-glucosyltransferase-like — its product is MENHATFNVLMLPWLAHGHVSPYLELAKKLTARNFNVYLCSSPATLSSVRSKLTEKFSQSIHLVELHLPKLPELPAEYHTTNGLPPHLMPTLKDAFDMAEPNFCNVLKSLKPDLLIYDLLQPWAPEAASAFNIPAVVFISSSATMTSFGLHFFKNPGTKYPYGNTIFYRDYESVFVENLKRRDRDTYRVVNCMERSSKIILIKGFKEIEGKYFDYFSCLTGKKVVPVGPLVQDPVLDDEDCRIMQWLNKKEKGSTVFVSFGSEYFLSKEDMEEIAHGLELSNVDFIWVVRFPKGENIVIEETLPKGFFERVGERGLVVNGWAPQAKILTHPNVGGFVSHCGWNSVMESMKFGLPIIAMPMHLDQPINARLIEEVGAGVEVLRDSKGKLHRERMAETINKVTKEASGESVRKKARELQEKLELKGDEEIDDVVKELVQLCATKNKRNGLHYN
- the LOC113751689 gene encoding RING-H2 finger protein ATL46-like; amino-acid sequence: MPWIQSGSKISPAILFIIVILAVVFFISGLLHLLVRFLMRRRSSQNSQSNGYPDLSGSEAYQRQLQQLFHLHDSGLDQAFIDALPVFLYKDIMGLKEPFDCAVCLCEFSEQDKLRLLPLCSHAFHIDCIDTWLLSNSTCPLCRGTLFSPEFSVENPVFEFDESRDEDWVVSGNVGVAVPCGPKPSEAENSINEKRVFSVRLGKFRNTSPNDCARGEDIEVGETSNSNLDARRCFSMGSFQYVVADSELQVSLCHKRPRGNGLDPRLQKAKEKGGQNGNSLNDEDIEGKKINMRSKGESFSVSKVWLWSNSNKGKFQNSTENQISSSINVSLPWTARTHKSIARCP